Proteins found in one Nocardia brasiliensis ATCC 700358 genomic segment:
- a CDS encoding enoyl-CoA hydratase family protein yields MGINRHSESTGITVVTVDYPPVNAIPTDGWFAIADALREAGRDPETRVVVLRAENRGFNAGVDIKEIQSKPGHQALIDANHGCFEAFAAVYDCPVPVIAVVQGFCLGGGIGLVGNADVVIASDDATFGLPEVDRGALGAATHLSRLVPQHLMRALFYTASTITAQQLQHFGSVYQVVPRAELDAAAMEVAKNIAAKDGRVIRAAKRALNGIDGQDVHRSYRYEQGFTFELNLAGVADEIRARFDDDLAARKAEK; encoded by the coding sequence ATGGGGATCAACCGTCACTCCGAATCAACCGGCATCACCGTGGTCACGGTCGACTACCCGCCGGTCAACGCGATACCGACGGACGGCTGGTTCGCCATCGCCGACGCGCTGCGCGAGGCCGGGCGCGATCCGGAGACCCGGGTTGTGGTGCTGCGCGCGGAGAATCGCGGTTTCAACGCCGGTGTCGATATCAAGGAGATCCAGAGCAAGCCCGGCCATCAGGCGCTGATCGACGCGAATCATGGTTGTTTCGAGGCGTTCGCGGCGGTCTACGACTGCCCGGTGCCCGTGATCGCGGTGGTCCAGGGCTTCTGCCTGGGCGGCGGCATCGGCCTGGTCGGCAATGCCGACGTCGTGATCGCTTCCGACGACGCCACTTTCGGACTGCCCGAGGTGGACCGCGGCGCGCTCGGCGCGGCCACCCATCTGTCCCGGCTGGTGCCGCAACACCTGATGCGCGCTCTGTTCTATACGGCGAGCACCATCACCGCCCAGCAGCTGCAGCACTTCGGCTCGGTGTACCAGGTGGTGCCCCGTGCCGAACTCGACGCCGCGGCAATGGAAGTCGCCAAGAACATCGCCGCCAAGGACGGCCGGGTGATCCGTGCGGCCAAACGCGCGCTCAACGGTATCGACGGGCAGGACGTGCACCGCAGCTACCGCTACGAACAGGGATTCACCTTCGAACTCAACCTCGCCGGTGTCGCCGACGAGATCCGCGCCCGGTTCGACGACGACCTGGCCGCGCGCAAGGCCGAGAAATAG